In Parerythrobacter aestuarii, the sequence GCACGGCTATGGGATGACGGCGTGATCGACCCGGTGCAGACTCGCGATGTGCTGGGGCTGGCCTTCGCCGCGACGCTCGAAGCGCCGATTGCCGAGCGGCCCGCGTTTGGTGTGTTCAGGATGTGATGAGGACTTGCTGGTGACTTTCCGAGCCGACATCTGGGCAGCGCACAAGCATGAGGCGTACGAGGCAATTGTCCAGATGATCGACCAATATGTCGAGAGTTTGAAAGATACCGACCCATTGTTGGCTGCGATTGAGAGAGAGCCCGAATTGCTTCTGACGCGGTTCAAAATGGGCGAAGTCGCAACAAGGACGCGCCTAACCCTATCGGGTGACAAGGCAAATTGGTTCACCGCTCTGCATATCCTCGCGCGATTGGCTGACGAGCGTTTGAACAATTTCGAACAGCACAATGATCAAGAACTCTGGCACGACTTTATGACCGCTGGCGAGTGGGCGATTTCAGAGTTGGATCGCTATGGGTTCGTCGTAGCCAGTTCTTCTGGTGGGGACTGGACCAAGGCTGGCCGAGCAATGGTCGAAGGCCATCTTACTTTCTGAAACCCCCTCCCATTCCGCTGCGTAACTGCTAACCCTTAGCGCGAGTGGGAGAGAACATGTCGCAAAACCCGTCGGTCAATGGGCGCCGCAAGCGCTCGATCCTGTCGCGTATCGTTCGGCGGATCATCATGGTGCTGTATCGCTGGAAGGGGTGGGAAATCGACGGGCACCTGCCTGACCTGCCCAAGTTTGTCATCGCCGGGGCACCGCATACCTCCAACTGGGACTTTGTCTTCTTCACCGGGGCCACGGCAGAGGAAGGGATCGAGCCCAATTTCATGGGCAAGCACACGCTGTTCCAGGGCGTGATGAAGAACTTCATGTACGATATGGGCGGCATACCCATCGACCGGACCAAGCGTAGCAACGTCACCCAGCAGGTAGCGGAGGAGTATGCCAAGCGCGATCATCTTGCGTTGGTGATCGCAGCGGAAGGAACGCGCAGCTCCAATGGCGAGTGGAAATCGGGCTTCTACAATATCGCCCGCGCGGCCAATGTACCGATCGTGGCCGCGTGGGTAGACAACACCACAAATACGCTTGGTTTCAGCGAACCGATCTGGCCGGGCGAAAGTTATGGCGAGACGCTGGGAAAGATTGCCGCCTTCCTGCGTTCCAAATTACCGGAGCTGGATCGCTACAAGGTGCTGGAGGCACAGGCGGCCCGGCTGATGGCTGAAGAACAGGCGGAACAGGGGAAACCGGACCAATGATCGACGCACTGCTGACCAACGCCGCGATATTGCTCGCCGCCACGCTGGTGATGTGGGCCATAGCCGTCAAGATCCACGATGCCTCGATCGTCGACAGCTACTGGGGCGGCGGGATGGCGCTGATGGCGGTGGCGAGCTGGTTCCAGCTCGCGGAGCCCGGCCTTGCCGCCAATGTCATCGCCGCCATGGCGGTGCTGTGGGGCACGCGGCTGGCGCTGCACATCTTCACCCGCTGGCTCAAGGAAGGCGAGGACCAGCGCTACAAGCGGATCATGCGCAAGGCGCGCGAGAACAACACCTTTGCCTTCACCGCACTGACCAAGGTCTTCCTCGGGCAGGCGGTGCTGCTGTTCGCCGTGTGTAGCCCGGCGCAGGTCGGCATCCTCGCCAGCGAAGCGCCCGCGCCGCTCAGCGCCCTGGCCTTTGCCGGGATCGCGCTGTGGGCGGTGGGTATGTTCTTCGAAGTCGTCGGCGACCTGCAGTTGCGCGCGTTCAAGAACGACCCCGCCAATGAAGGCAAGATCCTCGACACCGGTCTGTGGCGCTATACCCGCCATCCCAACTATTTCGGCGATGCCTGCGCCTGGTGGGGCATCTGGCTGGTGACCGCCTCGGTAAGCTGGAGCCTCGCGCTTTACACCGTGATCGGGCCGGTGTTCCTGACCTTCACCCTTACCAAGTGGTCAGGCGCAGCCTTGCTCGAATACGGGATGAAGAAGAAGCGCGGCGACAAATATGCCGACTACATCGCCCGTACCAGCGCCTTTATTCCCCTTCCTCCCAAGAAATCGGTCTGAACCGGCAGCGCCTCGTCGCAAAGGGGGTTTAACCGCCGCCTCCAGCCCCTACATGGGGCCGAGCATGAGGGAGTGAAGCGGTGGTAGCGTCCGGCGATACCGAACAGGACAAGCGGCAGCTGGTCGAGCTGGCCATGAAAGTAACCGAGCGGCGCGGCGAAGAGATCAGCCGTGCCACGCTGGCGAACGAAGCCGGCCTGTCGCGCACGGTCGTCGACCGCCACTTCCCTGAGGAAGGCGACCTGTTCAGTGCCATTATCGACCTGTGGTACGAGCCCGATATCGCGATCATGGAAGAGGTTGTCGCTTGCGACCTGCCGATCCCGCGCAAGTTCTACGAATTCTTTGCCCGCCGCTATGTGCGCGAGCGTGAGCGTTACGAAAAAGATCCACAGACCTTTGCGCTCTATTGCGAACTTGGACGCAACCGGTTCGAGGATGTGCGCGGCTACATCGACCTTGCCGATCACTACCTGAGCGAATTGATCGCCCAGGCACAGGCGGAAGGGTTTTTCCCCGATCTGACCATCAACCAAGCGCTGACACTGATCAACCAGATGGTGATCGCCTATACCTCGCCGCAGGTGTTGTTGATGATCTCGCACCGGCTGGAGGAAGAAAAGCTCGCCGCCATCGTCGATACGCTGTTTGCCGGGCTTGCCGGTGGTGATCGCGGGGCCAAGGGCGTTTCCGGCCTGCGCGCAGTTCGCTAGAGGGCTTGTCCGGCAGCGTGGCCGCTGGCCCAGGCCCACTGGAAATTGTAACCGCCAAGCCACCCGGTGACATCGACCGCCTCGCCGATGGCGTAAAGGCCGGGAACCTTGTTCGCTTCCATCGTCCGGCTTGAAAGCTCTGCGGTGCTGATTCCCCCGGCGGTGACTTCGGCCTTGGCAAAGCCTTCGCTGCCATTGGGCCGGAATTCCCACCGCGAGAGCCGCTCCTGCGCCCGGCGCAGCGCCTTGTCGGCGATCCCTTGCAGCGAGCCTGACAGGCCAAGCCGTTCGGCCAGCACGCTGGCAAGCCGCTCGGGCATGTATTCGCGCAGGATCGAGAGGAACGTGGTGTTGGGCGCGGCTTGCTTGCGCTGAACCAGCCAGTCGCCCTTCTCGCCGGGACAGAAGTCGAGCCAGATCGGCTCCCCCGGCTTCCAGTAGCTGGAGACTTGCAGGATCGCGGGGCCGGACAACCCGCGATGGGTCAGGAGCGCGGCTTCGGCAAAGCTCGCCTTGCCCGCTTTTGCGACAACGTCGCTGGCTACGCCGGACAATTCGCGGAACAGCACATCCTCGCCGCCCAGCGTCAGCGGTACCAGTGCGGGCCGGGGCTCGACCACTTTCAGCCCGAACTGCCGCGCCAGGCGATAGGCGAAATCGCTTGCTCCCATCCTGGGTATCGATGGTCCGCCGGTAGCGATCACCAACTTGTCACCCGTAAGCGCTGCGCCTGACGCCATAACGGCAAACCGGCCACCTTCATGAACCACCTCGGTGACGTCCTGCCCCGTCAGGATGGTGACATCGCCCCCCTTGCTTTCCGCAGCCTGGCATTCGTCGAGCAACAGCTGGACTATTTGCTTCGCCGAGCCATCGCAGAATAGCTGGCCGAGGGTCTTCTCGTGCCAGGCGATGCCATGCGCTTCTACCAGGGCGAGGAAATCGCGCGGGGTGTAGCGCCCCAGCGCCGACTTGGCGAAATGCGGGTTGGCGGAAAGGTACTTGGCCGGGCCTGCGCCGATGTTGGTGAAGTTGCAGCGCCCGCCGCCGGAAATCAGGATCTTCTTGCCGACCGCTTCGGCTCTTTCCAGCACCACCACCCGCTTGCCGCGCTGCCCGGCCTGCGCGGCGCAGAACAGGCCAGCGGCCCCGCCACCGAGGATGATCGCATCATAGCTCACCGGGGATCACTCAGGCCGATCCGGCGGTGCGCTGCTCTGACAGGATCGTCCAGCCGGCCATGAACAGGCCAGCCACCAGCGGACCGAGCACGATCCCGGAAATCCCGGCCATGGCGATGCCGCCGAGTGTCGTTACCAGGATCACCCAGTCGGGAATCCCGGTGTCACGGCCGACCAGGATCGGGCGCAGGACATTGTCTGCCATGCCGATCACGGCGACGCCGCTGACGATGACGACGACGCCCTGCCAGATGGCCCCGGTTGCCAGCAGCCAGATCGCTGCAGGAACCCAGACGATTGCCGGGCCAACCGCCGGCAGCAGCGAGAAAATCGCCATCACCACGCCGAACAGCGCGACTGAGGGCATTCCGGCGATCCAGAAGGTGATCGCGCCCAGCGTCCCCTGCACCAGGGCGACGACGCCCGAACCCTTGATCGTGGCGCGGACGATTGCCAGGAAGCGTTCGGCCAGCCGCTGCGCGATACTGTGTTCGAGCGGCAGGGCGCGCAGTGTGGCGCTGCCGATCGCCTTGCCGTCACGCAGCAGGAAGAATGTGACATAAAGGCCGACGCCGAAGGCCAGCACCCAGGACAGCGCGCCACCCCCGATGGCGACAGCCCGGCCGGCGATGAGGCCGGCACTTTCGGTTGCCAGTTCCTGCAGCCGGTCCTGCACCATGTTGAAATCGCCCAACCCTTCGCTGCGGAGCGAAGCCCGGATGCTTTCCGGCAAGGCACCGAATACCTGCGCAAACCATTGTGCCACGTCGATGTCGCCATTCTGGAAAGCGACAAATACCGCTGCCGCCTGTTCCACCACCTTGGCTCCGATCCAGAGTGCCGGCATCAGGATGGCGACAGTGATGATCGTCAACGCACCCAGGGCGCAGCGGGTCGTCTTGCCCGGGTTGCGAGCGAGCAACCACTGGTAGAGCGGCTGGAACATGATCGCCGCCAGCATCGACCACAGCAGGGGACTTACGAAAGGCCAGGCCACCAGCGCCAGCGCTCCGGTAACGAGCATCAGAAACAGCAGGAATCCAAGCCGCTCGATATCGCTGCCCAGCGGTGTCGTTGTCATTTCTGCTTGCCCCTTACCAATGATCCGGCGCACGCCGTTCGGACAGCGCATAGCGCAGGCTGGCACCGATCATAAGGGCCGCCAGCGCAATTATCAGCCCGGCCCACAGCCAATGCGGCAGCAACAGGTATTCTTCCATCTGCCCCGTGTCGCTGAGGATCGGCTGGCCACCGATGACCGCGCGTTCCATCAGCAAATAGTCCCACTGTCCGAACATGCTCAGCGCCGCCTGCAGGCCGAGAAATTGCAATGTGAAGCGCTCCAGCCATGGCTTTCCGCGCATCGCGATGACGACGAGAGCCACGGCGATACCGGGCAGGATGACCCAGCCTAGCACCGATCGCACCCAGATCACGGTCGACAGCACGAGGAGCCCGGCGATCCCGAACAGGATCGGTCGCCACAGCCTGGCCCGGGTCGAGGCAAGGATCAGCAGCGAGCCGATGACAGCAGGACCGATTGGCCCACCGGCGCTCACCAGCGCCTGCGACAGGCTGGAAGCATCTTCGGGGCGGTAGGTTTCAGCAAAGCCCGATCCGTCGGGCAACAGCACGAGCCGCTCGAAATCGAAGCCGACGACGATAGCGGTCAGGCCGTGACCCATTTCGTGGAACCACGTCGACAGAATCACGAAGGGGTAGAGAATATAATTGCCCAGCGGCAAGTAGGGCAGCAGCAACACCAGCCCGCCGGCCAGGATCAGCGCCTTGATATGCTCTTCGCGCGAATGGATGGCGAGCGACCGACCCTGCATGCTGAGCGCACTCCTTATTCCTGCTTCACAGGGTGGTATAGGCAAGCAACACAGCTATTGCCAGTGTCGGCACGGCGAAGATGCGATAGGCGGCGAGCGGGATCCGCTCCGCCCACCACACCGCATAGGCATGGTGCCAGCGCATCGGCAGCAGCAGGATGACGACTGAACTGGCGAAGATGAACCAGCCGGCGATTTCCATCGGCAGCGAGGCCTTGGACAGCGGCGCATGTGCCACCATTGCCACACCTACAATTGCGCGGGGGATGTGCTCCCCCAGCTGGATCCGCCACGTGCTTCCCATCGCCGCAAGGCCTTCGCGGGCGCGTTCCGGCGAGACGATGCAAGTGATGCCGACAATGCCGAGCCATGCTGCGCCTGCCAAGATGACCAGCAAGGCGGCGGTTGCGATCACTGAAAATCAGACGTCGAGGTTGGCGACATTCAAGGCATTGTCCTGGATGAATTCGCGCCGCGGTTCGACGACATCCCCCATCAGGCGGGTAAATATCTCGTCGGTCACGTCGGCATCCTCGACCTTGACCCGCAGCAGCGCCCGGTTGTCAGGGTCGAGCGTGGTCTCCCACAACTGTTCGGCGTTCATTTCGCCGAGGCCCTTGTAGCGCTGGATCTTCTGGCCCTTGCGCCCGGCCGCCATGACCGCTTCGAGCAGCTGGGTCGGCAGGGTGATGGCATCGTCGGCCAGCGCGGGGGCTTCGGTCTCGCCTTCGTCCTCGGTCTCGACTTCTTCAACCTGTTCCTCGCTGCCGCTGCGCAGCAGGCGTACGGGCGCGCCGTAGACTTCGGCCTGTTCACCGGCGACGCGGTGCAGCTTGCGCGCTTCGGCGCTGGTCATGAAGGCGGGGTCGATTTCGTGGACGTCGGTCACGCCGCGCCATACGCGGTGGATCCGCACGACGCCGTCGGTGCCGGTTTCCGCTTTCCATTGCGCTTCCGGGTCGCCCATCTGCAAATGCGCTGCGGCGCGGTCGAGCCCGGCCTGGCGGTCGGCGGCAGCGGGATCGAGCGCGCCGGCCAGCGCCATCGCTTCGATCAGGTCGGTCTTGTATTTGCGCGGCACGAAACCGAGCAGGTTGCGCATACGCAGCCCGTGCTCGACCAGTGTGGCCAGCCCGGTCTCGGGGATCGTTCCTTCGCGCGTTTCCAGCACCCGGCCCTGCAGCCCCTGGTCGATCAGGTAACGGTCGTAGGCGGCCTGGTCCTTCAAGTAGACCTCGCTCTTGCCGCGGGTAACCTTGTAGAGCGGCGGCTGAGCGATGAAGAGGTGCCCGGCCTTGACGATTTCCGGCATCTGGCGATGGAAGAAGGTCAGCAGCAGGGTGCGGATATGCGCACCGTCGACGTCGGCGTCGGTCATGATCACGATCTTGTGATAGCGCAGCTTCTCTAGGTTGAACTCGTCGCGCAGGCCGGTGCCCATGGCCTGTATCAGCGTGCCGACCTCCTTGGAGCTGATGATCCGGTCGAACCGGGCGCGCTCGACGTTGAGGATCTTGCCCTTCAGCGGCAGGATCGCCTGCGTCTTGCGGTCGCGGCCCTGCTTGGCGCTACCACCGGCGGAATCACCCTCGACCAGGAACAATTCGGACTTGGCCGGGTCGCGTTCCTGGCAATCGGCCAGCTTGCCGGGAAGGCTGGCGACGCTCATTGCGCCCTTGCGGCTCATCTCGCGGGCCTTGCGCGCGGCTTCACGGGCAGCGGCGGCGTCGATGATCTTCTGGATGATGGCCTTGGCGTCGTTGGGGTTCTCTTCCAGCCATTCGGACATCTTCTCGCCCATCAGGCTTTCCAGCGGCTGGCGCACTTCGGAGCTGACCAGCTTGTCCTTGGTCTGGCTGCCGAACTTGGGGTCCGGCAGCTTGACCGAAACGATCGCCGTCAGGCCTTCGCGCATGTCCTCGCCCGAGAGGCTCACCTTTTCCTTCTTCATCAACCCACTGGCCTGCGCGTAATTGTTGAGCGTGCGGGTCAGCGCCGCACGGAATGCGGCGAGGTGCGTGCCGCCGTCGCGCTGCGGGATGTTGTTGGTGAAGGTGAGGACGTTTTCGTAATAGCTGTCGTTCCACTGCAGCGCGACATCGATGCCAATGCCGTCCTTCTCCGCGCTGACGGAAATCGGCTCGGCCACCAAGGGCTGCTTGTTGCGGTCGAGATATTTGACGAAGGCCGCAATGCCGCCTTCGTAGAACATGTCATGCTCGCGCACGTCTTCGTGGCGATTGTCGCGCAGCAGGATGCGCACGCCCGAGTTGAGGAAAGCGAGCTCGCGATAGCGGTGCTCCAGCTTCTCGAAATCGAACTCGGTGACGTTCTTGAAAGTCTCGTGACTGGCCTGGAATGTAACGCGCGTGCCTTTCTTCAAGCCATTCGCATCACCGTTGCTGGCGACCGGCGGGGCATCGCCGCGCACTTCGAGGCTGTTGACGGCCTCGCCAAGCTCAAAGCGCATCCAGTGCTCCTTGCCGTCGCGCCAGATCACCAGTTCGAGCCATTCCGAAAGCGCATTGACCACCGATACCCCCACACCGTGCAGGCCGCCCGAAACCTTGTAGGCATTGTCGTCAGAGGTGTTTTCGAACTTACCGCCGGCGTGAAGCTGAGTCATGATGACCTCCGCCGCTGACACGCCTTCTTCCTTGTGCATGTCGACGGGGATGCCGCGGCCATTGTCTTCGACCGAGACCGAGCCATCGGGATTGAGTTCGATCAACACGAGGTCGCAATGTCCCGCCAGCGCTTCATCGATGGCGTTATCCGAGACTTCGAACACCATGTGATGCAAGCCCGAACCATCGTCGGTGTCACCGATATACATGCCGGGGCGCTTGCGGACGGCATCCAGGCCCTTGAGGACCTTGATCGAATCGGCGCCATATTCGCCGTTCTGCTTGGCTTTTTCCGGCGCCTGCTCGGGCGTATTTTCGCCGTTCTCGGGAGTGTTCTCGCTCATGCCGATTATATAGGCTCTGAGGGTCTGATTCCCAAGCTCCCAGGCCGGTTTCCGGCGGCTTTTTCCACGGGCCTCGGGCTTGCTCTAAAACGCCTCGCGGAAAGCCACTTCGCCTTTCCAGACACCCTGGTGAAAGCCCGGCACCAATGCCGCGCGGGTGGCTTCGTCGAACTGGGTCTTGTGGCACTGCGCCGCCGCGTCGGCAGCGGCCAAGTCGGCCTCGGAATAGGCGACCCGCACGCTGGCAAGATCAGGGGCGGTAGTCGCCCAGCCTTGTACGGCAAGCTGTTCGGGCAGCGGCGTGTTGATCAGCGCCGGGTGGAGCAGCTTGGCGCGAACGTCTTCGTCGTCCTGCTGCAAGATCTGCGCGACCAGCGCACTGACCATGCGGTGGTCGCCATGGCCATATCCGCCGTCAGGGCCCCAGGTGATGACAATCTCGGGGTTGGCGATCAGCATGGCGTTGGTCAGTACCGGAATAAGTTTCTTGGCCGGGCTGTTGGGGTCTTGCGGGCGGTCTGCAAGGGTCCCGTCGCCATAGTCGAGGAAATCCACGGCCTGCGCACCCAGCGCCTCTGCCGCACAGCGCGCCTCAGCCCGTCGCGCCTCGGCCAGCGCTTCGCCTTTCTCGAAATCGCTTACCCCCGGCCCGGCATCGCCGGAGGTCACATAGACCAAATGTACCACCGAGCCGCTGCGCGCTTCTGCGGCAAGCGCGGGCGCGAAGACAAGTTCATCGTCGGGATGGGCCAATACGGCGACGATTACGCGATGATATTCGCCGGGATGTGCGGTCGTTAGCGCGGGGAACGCAGCCACCGTCGCACCTATTCCCGCCATCACTGCCAATCGCTTGCGCATACAACCCTCCTCCTTGTCTGGCGCACCCTAGTCTGGAGCGTCCGCGATGCAAACCGGACTCGACAGCGGGCCAAAATCGGCAGAAAGCCCGATCGATACTCTGGGGAGGAGAGAATCTGATGATCGCACGCATTCTGGCTTCGGTCGCAGCGCTGGCCATGGCACTGCCCGCCACGGCACAAGTACCGACCGGCACGATGGGCGAGCTGCGCCCCGACCAGCAGCAGTTCTTCGAGCTCTACAAGGAGCTGGTCGAAACCAACAC encodes:
- a CDS encoding AI-2E family transporter; this translates as MTTTPLGSDIERLGFLLFLMLVTGALALVAWPFVSPLLWSMLAAIMFQPLYQWLLARNPGKTTRCALGALTIITVAILMPALWIGAKVVEQAAAVFVAFQNGDIDVAQWFAQVFGALPESIRASLRSEGLGDFNMVQDRLQELATESAGLIAGRAVAIGGGALSWVLAFGVGLYVTFFLLRDGKAIGSATLRALPLEHSIAQRLAERFLAIVRATIKGSGVVALVQGTLGAITFWIAGMPSVALFGVVMAIFSLLPAVGPAIVWVPAAIWLLATGAIWQGVVVIVSGVAVIGMADNVLRPILVGRDTGIPDWVILVTTLGGIAMAGISGIVLGPLVAGLFMAGWTILSEQRTAGSA
- a CDS encoding BaiN/RdsA family NAD(P)/FAD-dependent oxidoreductase; the encoded protein is MSYDAIILGGGAAGLFCAAQAGQRGKRVVVLERAEAVGKKILISGGGRCNFTNIGAGPAKYLSANPHFAKSALGRYTPRDFLALVEAHGIAWHEKTLGQLFCDGSAKQIVQLLLDECQAAESKGGDVTILTGQDVTEVVHEGGRFAVMASGAALTGDKLVIATGGPSIPRMGASDFAYRLARQFGLKVVEPRPALVPLTLGGEDVLFRELSGVASDVVAKAGKASFAEAALLTHRGLSGPAILQVSSYWKPGEPIWLDFCPGEKGDWLVQRKQAAPNTTFLSILREYMPERLASVLAERLGLSGSLQGIADKALRRAQERLSRWEFRPNGSEGFAKAEVTAGGISTAELSSRTMEANKVPGLYAIGEAVDVTGWLGGYNFQWAWASGHAAGQAL
- a CDS encoding DUF1295 domain-containing protein translates to MIDALLTNAAILLAATLVMWAIAVKIHDASIVDSYWGGGMALMAVASWFQLAEPGLAANVIAAMAVLWGTRLALHIFTRWLKEGEDQRYKRIMRKARENNTFAFTALTKVFLGQAVLLFAVCSPAQVGILASEAPAPLSALAFAGIALWAVGMFFEVVGDLQLRAFKNDPANEGKILDTGLWRYTRHPNYFGDACAWWGIWLVTASVSWSLALYTVIGPVFLTFTLTKWSGAALLEYGMKKKRGDKYADYIARTSAFIPLPPKKSV
- the gyrB gene encoding DNA topoisomerase (ATP-hydrolyzing) subunit B; the protein is MSENTPENGENTPEQAPEKAKQNGEYGADSIKVLKGLDAVRKRPGMYIGDTDDGSGLHHMVFEVSDNAIDEALAGHCDLVLIELNPDGSVSVEDNGRGIPVDMHKEEGVSAAEVIMTQLHAGGKFENTSDDNAYKVSGGLHGVGVSVVNALSEWLELVIWRDGKEHWMRFELGEAVNSLEVRGDAPPVASNGDANGLKKGTRVTFQASHETFKNVTEFDFEKLEHRYRELAFLNSGVRILLRDNRHEDVREHDMFYEGGIAAFVKYLDRNKQPLVAEPISVSAEKDGIGIDVALQWNDSYYENVLTFTNNIPQRDGGTHLAAFRAALTRTLNNYAQASGLMKKEKVSLSGEDMREGLTAIVSVKLPDPKFGSQTKDKLVSSEVRQPLESLMGEKMSEWLEENPNDAKAIIQKIIDAAAAREAARKAREMSRKGAMSVASLPGKLADCQERDPAKSELFLVEGDSAGGSAKQGRDRKTQAILPLKGKILNVERARFDRIISSKEVGTLIQAMGTGLRDEFNLEKLRYHKIVIMTDADVDGAHIRTLLLTFFHRQMPEIVKAGHLFIAQPPLYKVTRGKSEVYLKDQAAYDRYLIDQGLQGRVLETREGTIPETGLATLVEHGLRMRNLLGFVPRKYKTDLIEAMALAGALDPAAADRQAGLDRAAAHLQMGDPEAQWKAETGTDGVVRIHRVWRGVTDVHEIDPAFMTSAEARKLHRVAGEQAEVYGAPVRLLRSGSEEQVEEVETEDEGETEAPALADDAITLPTQLLEAVMAAGRKGQKIQRYKGLGEMNAEQLWETTLDPDNRALLRVKVEDADVTDEIFTRLMGDVVEPRREFIQDNALNVANLDV
- a CDS encoding 1-acyl-sn-glycerol-3-phosphate acyltransferase; protein product: MSQNPSVNGRRKRSILSRIVRRIIMVLYRWKGWEIDGHLPDLPKFVIAGAPHTSNWDFVFFTGATAEEGIEPNFMGKHTLFQGVMKNFMYDMGGIPIDRTKRSNVTQQVAEEYAKRDHLALVIAAEGTRSSNGEWKSGFYNIARAANVPIVAAWVDNTTNTLGFSEPIWPGESYGETLGKIAAFLRSKLPELDRYKVLEAQAARLMAEEQAEQGKPDQ
- a CDS encoding M50 family metallopeptidase, producing MQGRSLAIHSREEHIKALILAGGLVLLLPYLPLGNYILYPFVILSTWFHEMGHGLTAIVVGFDFERLVLLPDGSGFAETYRPEDASSLSQALVSAGGPIGPAVIGSLLILASTRARLWRPILFGIAGLLVLSTVIWVRSVLGWVILPGIAVALVVIAMRGKPWLERFTLQFLGLQAALSMFGQWDYLLMERAVIGGQPILSDTGQMEEYLLLPHWLWAGLIIALAALMIGASLRYALSERRAPDHW
- a CDS encoding PIG-L family deacetylase gives rise to the protein MRKRLAVMAGIGATVAAFPALTTAHPGEYHRVIVAVLAHPDDELVFAPALAAEARSGSVVHLVYVTSGDAGPGVSDFEKGEALAEARRAEARCAAEALGAQAVDFLDYGDGTLADRPQDPNSPAKKLIPVLTNAMLIANPEIVITWGPDGGYGHGDHRMVSALVAQILQQDDEDVRAKLLHPALINTPLPEQLAVQGWATTAPDLASVRVAYSEADLAAADAAAQCHKTQFDEATRAALVPGFHQGVWKGEVAFREAF